The following are encoded together in the Rhizobium brockwellii genome:
- the hemN gene encoding oxygen-independent coproporphyrinogen III oxidase, which yields MSDSLVAKYGDARFPRYTSYPTAPAFSATVGPDEYARGLANIQKAGPVSVYLHVPFCRSMCWYCGCHTSITRQDGPVREYLDVMSQEIELVSFAAGNEVPVKNVHFGGGTPTIMRPQEFAAIMAKLRSAFRFEADASIAVEIDPRTLAVPMIEALGESGVDRASLGVQSFDPIVQATINRKQSFEQTEIAVSGLRSVGISSINFDLIYGLPKQTVQSCIETVRLAAQLRPERFAVFGYAHIPAFKKHQRLIDEASLPGAKQRNEQAEAIAEELVKTGYARIGLDHFALPDDQLAVAARSGTMRRNFQGYTTDDCDTLIGLGASAIGRLPTGYIQNHVPLGLYQERVASGILPTARGYLLTEEDKLRARIIERLMCDFEVDLGRLSKASGFDIEFLLERNDRLNELVADGVATISGDRIVVSQDARFMVRAVAAAFDAYFGSHGRTHSKAA from the coding sequence ATGTCCGACAGTCTGGTCGCCAAGTATGGCGACGCGCGGTTCCCGCGCTACACGAGCTATCCAACGGCGCCAGCCTTTTCAGCCACTGTGGGACCGGATGAATATGCGAGGGGACTCGCAAACATTCAAAAAGCCGGACCCGTCTCCGTCTATCTCCACGTCCCGTTCTGCCGCTCGATGTGCTGGTACTGCGGTTGTCACACGAGCATCACCCGACAGGATGGCCCGGTTCGCGAATACCTGGATGTCATGAGCCAGGAGATCGAGCTTGTATCCTTTGCTGCCGGTAACGAGGTTCCCGTAAAGAACGTTCATTTCGGCGGCGGCACCCCGACGATTATGAGGCCGCAGGAGTTTGCCGCAATCATGGCAAAGCTGCGGAGCGCCTTCAGGTTTGAGGCAGATGCGAGCATCGCGGTTGAAATCGATCCACGCACATTGGCCGTTCCGATGATCGAAGCGCTGGGCGAAAGCGGTGTCGATCGCGCAAGCCTCGGCGTTCAGAGCTTTGACCCGATCGTGCAAGCCACGATCAACCGAAAGCAATCGTTCGAGCAGACGGAGATTGCGGTCAGCGGGCTACGCTCCGTGGGCATCTCCAGTATAAACTTCGATTTGATCTACGGTCTTCCGAAACAGACGGTGCAATCCTGCATCGAAACCGTCAGACTGGCCGCACAGCTGCGTCCCGAGCGTTTCGCCGTTTTCGGTTATGCGCACATACCGGCCTTCAAGAAACACCAGCGCCTCATAGATGAGGCGTCGCTTCCTGGTGCAAAACAGCGAAACGAGCAGGCCGAAGCCATCGCGGAAGAGCTTGTAAAGACCGGGTATGCACGCATTGGGCTCGATCATTTTGCGCTGCCGGACGATCAACTCGCGGTCGCTGCGCGCAGCGGCACGATGAGAAGGAATTTCCAAGGCTACACCACGGATGATTGCGATACGCTGATCGGCCTCGGTGCTTCGGCGATTGGGCGGTTGCCGACCGGCTATATCCAGAACCATGTGCCATTGGGTCTATATCAGGAGCGGGTTGCTTCCGGCATCCTGCCGACAGCCAGGGGATATCTTCTGACAGAAGAGGACAAGCTTCGAGCCAGAATAATCGAGCGGCTTATGTGTGATTTCGAAGTTGATCTCGGACGATTGAGCAAGGCGTCGGGTTTTGACATCGAATTCCTCCTCGAACGAAACGATCGACTCAACGAACTCGTCGCCGATGGCGTCGCGACGATTTCCGGAGATCGGATTGTCGTGTCTCAGGACGCACGGTTCATGGTCCGCGCCGTTGCGGCGGCATTCGACGCGTATTTCGGTTCGCACGGCCGCACGCACAGCAAGGCCGCTTGA
- a CDS encoding Crp/Fnr family transcriptional regulator, with protein MLHTTRFHPALEIANGALFGSEPNCLQALFRKQPVEHLAAGQSLFFEGDAAKHLFEVVEGNLRIFRIISDGRRVITDFLHAGDIVGVSLKNHYLYSAEAVTDTKVRRFSRKAFEAEVSNSPELRPEVFARLRDEMAAAQDQMVLLSCKDAEERLCSFLLKQLRRDPGHCRSSAIVELPMTRLDMADYLGLTIETVSRTMTKLTNKGVLMAAGRHCVRIMKYATLVQLSGDNDEYDSDERGLIAYAGRQRQ; from the coding sequence ATGCTGCACACAACCCGTTTTCACCCTGCTCTGGAAATCGCCAACGGCGCGCTTTTCGGCTCCGAGCCGAACTGCTTGCAGGCGCTTTTCAGAAAGCAGCCAGTCGAACATCTGGCCGCCGGCCAGTCACTGTTCTTCGAGGGCGATGCCGCCAAACACCTCTTTGAAGTTGTTGAGGGGAACCTGCGCATCTTCCGGATCATCTCCGATGGCCGGCGGGTCATCACCGATTTCCTCCATGCGGGCGACATTGTCGGCGTATCGTTGAAAAACCACTATCTCTACAGCGCCGAGGCCGTCACCGATACCAAGGTTCGCCGCTTCTCACGCAAGGCTTTCGAGGCTGAGGTCAGCAACTCGCCGGAGCTGCGGCCGGAAGTCTTCGCCCGGCTTCGCGACGAGATGGCCGCCGCTCAGGATCAGATGGTGCTTCTGTCCTGCAAGGACGCCGAGGAGCGGCTCTGCAGCTTCCTGTTGAAGCAGCTTCGCCGTGACCCAGGCCATTGCCGGTCCAGTGCGATCGTCGAGCTGCCGATGACACGGCTCGACATGGCCGACTATCTCGGCCTGACGATCGAAACCGTGTCGCGGACGATGACGAAGCTAACCAACAAGGGCGTCCTGATGGCCGCCGGCCGGCATTGCGTGCGCATCATGAAATACGCGACGCTCGTACAGCTCTCCGGCGATAATGATGAATATGACAGCGACGAGCGCGGCTTGATTGCTTACGCCGGAAGGCAGCGCCAATGA
- a CDS encoding response regulator codes for MATLQHDAHLLVVDDDPRIRQMLTRYFEDEGYAVSSASDGIEMRARMRQQNFDAILLDLVLPGGADGLDLAREIRAQSDVPMMMLTGRDDVVDRIVGLEIGADDYIAKPFHLREVHARLKSILRRRQSSSRNAEPVSEEIVGFEDWKLNLSRRQLLDPEGAEIEMTTGEFDMLATFVRHAGRVLTREVLMDLTRGRNLEAFDRTIDAQIVRLRRKIETDPKRPQFIKAVRGVGYVFTARLD; via the coding sequence ATGGCAACACTTCAGCATGACGCGCATCTTCTCGTCGTCGACGACGATCCGCGCATTCGTCAGATGCTGACGCGCTATTTCGAGGACGAAGGTTACGCTGTCTCGTCCGCCTCCGATGGGATCGAGATGCGGGCGCGCATGCGCCAGCAGAATTTCGATGCTATCCTGCTCGACCTTGTCCTTCCCGGCGGCGCGGACGGGCTTGATCTTGCCCGCGAAATTCGTGCCCAATCCGACGTTCCGATGATGATGCTGACGGGCCGCGACGACGTCGTCGACCGGATCGTAGGTTTGGAAATCGGCGCCGACGATTACATCGCCAAACCCTTCCACCTTAGAGAAGTCCATGCTCGGCTGAAGTCGATCCTGCGTCGGCGGCAATCTTCGTCACGCAATGCCGAGCCGGTCAGCGAGGAAATCGTCGGTTTCGAGGATTGGAAGCTCAACCTCAGTCGTCGCCAGCTTCTCGATCCCGAAGGTGCGGAGATCGAAATGACGACCGGGGAATTCGACATGCTGGCGACCTTCGTGCGGCATGCCGGCCGGGTCCTTACCCGTGAAGTGCTGATGGATCTGACCCGGGGCCGAAATCTCGAAGCCTTTGACCGGACGATCGATGCCCAGATCGTCCGGCTGCGCCGCAAGATTGAGACCGATCCAAAGAGGCCGCAATTCATCAAGGCCGTGCGCGGCGTCGGCTACGTTTTCACCGCCAGGCTGGATTGA